A single genomic interval of Nostoc commune NIES-4072 harbors:
- a CDS encoding mannosyltransferase family protein: protein MVKVQIVRKKVLWKNDFLFPAALWLASRIFIWTTMLVVAPKLPLPAEEFLPHFGWGVVDAWDSMHYRAIATSGYEFVNDGKQHNLAFFPLFPLSIWVLMKLGLPFELAGTLVNNLAFFAALYCLYFWIKENHGINAAQWTTAVVSLYPSSMFTGVIYTEGLYLFLSTSALRSFDQKQYGWTALWGAMATATRPTGMALIPAFAIAAWKERRPLIAYIAGFSTAIGILLFSLYCAIYFGNPLAFIEAQRGWRPTLGFDWQGWLNMLMQIVVGTNNWQYGWVQNPSGGIPDPWYLLLFGAIVVSGYILWRFRQRFSSALFYGFYALVLFLLILASEEWINNLLNLFMVLGGGYVLWRLHTQLSAVTVIYGFCGIALLLASGGTISLSRLAYGIVPLNIAIGVLLSRHPRQGYLILGAFVTLLAKIAVGFAQERWVG, encoded by the coding sequence ATGGTTAAAGTTCAGATAGTTAGAAAAAAAGTTTTATGGAAAAATGATTTCCTGTTTCCGGCAGCCTTATGGCTTGCTAGCCGAATCTTCATTTGGACTACTATGTTGGTGGTTGCGCCAAAACTACCGTTACCAGCAGAAGAATTTTTGCCCCATTTTGGCTGGGGGGTTGTTGATGCATGGGATAGTATGCATTACCGAGCGATCGCTACTTCTGGATATGAATTTGTAAATGACGGTAAGCAACACAATCTGGCTTTTTTTCCTCTGTTTCCCTTAAGCATTTGGGTTTTGATGAAACTGGGCTTGCCGTTTGAATTAGCAGGTACGTTAGTCAACAACTTGGCATTTTTCGCAGCCCTTTACTGTTTGTACTTTTGGATTAAAGAGAATCATGGCATCAATGCAGCGCAGTGGACGACTGCTGTAGTTTCTTTGTATCCATCTTCCATGTTTACGGGGGTAATTTACACCGAGGGGCTGTATTTGTTTTTGAGTACATCGGCTTTGCGGTCGTTTGATCAAAAGCAGTATGGCTGGACTGCCCTTTGGGGCGCGATGGCGACAGCAACACGTCCTACAGGTATGGCACTAATTCCAGCATTTGCGATCGCAGCCTGGAAAGAACGCCGACCACTCATTGCCTATATAGCTGGTTTTAGTACCGCTATTGGCATACTTCTATTCAGTTTGTATTGTGCGATTTATTTTGGCAATCCTTTAGCTTTTATCGAAGCACAACGCGGATGGCGGCCAACTTTGGGGTTTGATTGGCAGGGTTGGTTAAATATGCTCATGCAAATTGTAGTCGGCACAAATAATTGGCAATATGGTTGGGTTCAAAACCCCTCTGGTGGCATTCCAGACCCCTGGTATCTATTGTTATTTGGCGCAATTGTTGTCAGTGGCTATATTTTATGGCGTTTCCGTCAACGTTTTAGTTCTGCATTATTTTATGGCTTTTATGCTTTAGTCTTATTTTTGTTGATTCTGGCAAGTGAAGAGTGGATCAATAACTTACTCAACTTGTTCATGGTCTTGGGTGGTGGCTATGTATTATGGCGTTTACACACACAATTGAGCGCAGTTACAGTTATTTATGGCTTTTGCGGTATTGCTTTGCTGTTAGCTTCTGGAGGTACTATCTCTTTGAGCCGCCTTGCATACGGTATAGTGCCTCTGAATATAGCTATTGGTGTGCTGCTATCTCGCCATCCTCGTCAGGGATATTTAATATTGGGGGCTTTTGTGACATTACTAGCCAAAATAGCTGTAGGATTTGCCCAAGAGCGCTGGGTTGGTTAG
- a CDS encoding DMT family transporter produces MNVSNQTKIAIASAVFLSGYLLIVEKLRTKFSPATIQLWISAIAALVILPILLFTQDQVFPSTVSGWLWVISLAVVCQVLGHGLLTYSLAKFSSVVVSLVHLLEPVFSGIFALIIFSEKLTFSNWVGFAVVLMGLYLAISSQAVVNLPFQESVKTIVNTFIKSMTTKLLLLKQQFFETPALLGAVSLFVALIPISLAPSLAKLCEQEIGANAVGFHRSWIAAVVFGLWNGLEALRRKQSDRQPIEQKPFTKQDVWLLLAMGTAATTSLLLWAWSLSQTSVANVALLSNLNPLFVAAAGYLLLGRRFDNRFVIGLVIALGGAIAFELHKMQFATDQILGDALAFLTAIFIATYLLLIEQLQTRFTTATIMLWRCGVTTMFMLPILPFIEERLFPYSWMGWFFIIFQALFCQVLGQGLITYSLSRLSSGVVAVTLLLNPALSSIFAWFIFSEQVGLFDWATFAVVLVGIYLAQSSQSTIQITNEGS; encoded by the coding sequence ATGAATGTATCCAATCAAACGAAGATAGCGATCGCTTCTGCGGTTTTCTTAAGTGGATATTTGCTAATCGTAGAAAAATTACGAACCAAATTTTCTCCTGCCACAATCCAGTTGTGGATCAGTGCGATCGCGGCTTTAGTCATCTTACCTATACTTTTGTTCACTCAAGATCAGGTTTTTCCCTCTACAGTCAGTGGGTGGCTTTGGGTGATTTCTCTAGCCGTAGTCTGCCAAGTTTTAGGTCATGGGCTTTTGACCTATAGCCTTGCCAAGTTTTCTTCTGTGGTTGTCTCCTTGGTGCATCTGTTAGAGCCAGTATTTAGTGGCATTTTCGCTCTTATAATATTTTCGGAAAAATTAACTTTCTCAAATTGGGTAGGTTTTGCTGTAGTTTTAATGGGTTTATACTTAGCCATATCTAGCCAAGCTGTTGTTAATTTGCCGTTTCAGGAATCAGTCAAAACTATAGTTAACACTTTCATTAAAAGTATGACGACCAAACTGTTGTTATTAAAGCAGCAATTTTTTGAAACACCAGCTTTACTAGGAGCTGTCTCATTATTTGTTGCCCTAATTCCCATATCTTTGGCACCATCTCTAGCAAAATTATGCGAACAAGAAATTGGTGCAAATGCTGTAGGGTTTCATCGCAGTTGGATCGCCGCAGTCGTCTTTGGGCTGTGGAATGGGCTTGAGGCTTTGCGTCGCAAACAATCCGATCGTCAACCTATAGAACAGAAGCCTTTTACAAAACAGGACGTGTGGTTGTTATTGGCAATGGGAACTGCTGCAACGACCTCCCTGTTGTTGTGGGCTTGGTCGCTGAGTCAAACTAGCGTTGCTAACGTGGCTTTACTGTCTAATTTGAATCCTTTATTTGTTGCTGCGGCTGGGTATCTGTTATTAGGTCGGCGCTTCGATAACAGATTTGTTATTGGTTTGGTGATAGCGTTGGGGGGAGCGATCGCCTTTGAACTTCATAAGATGCAATTTGCAACTGACCAAATACTTGGTGATGCACTAGCATTTCTAACCGCGATTTTTATTGCCACTTATTTGCTGCTGATAGAACAACTGCAAACCCGATTTACTACCGCAACCATAATGCTCTGGCGTTGTGGCGTGACTACAATGTTTATGTTACCTATCCTTCCATTCATCGAAGAGAGATTGTTTCCTTATTCTTGGATGGGTTGGTTTTTCATTATTTTTCAAGCTCTCTTTTGCCAAGTGTTGGGTCAGGGACTTATAACTTATAGCCTCAGTAGACTATCGTCAGGTGTCGTTGCCGTTACCCTTCTCCTCAATCCAGCCTTGTCTTCGATTTTTGCTTGGTTCATTTTTTCAGAACAGGTAGGTTTGTTTGATTGGGCGACTTTCGCTGTAGTTTTAGTAGGTATTTATCTAGCTCAATCTAGTCAATCCACTATTCAAATAACAAACGAAGGCTCGTAG
- a CDS encoding ArnT family glycosyltransferase, whose amino-acid sequence MRLFREKEWLFSLLVISLVLWLIFLGNSPLRDWDEGTVAQVAREIWRTPFGSMRWLYPTLGGEPYHNKPPLMHLLIAWTYSIGGVNELTTRLPGAVLTALGVPLLYLVGCLLFNESLPALFAALVYLTMLPVVRHGRLAMLDGATITFFLLLLFCLLKARQNRRYALGVGFCLGLITLTKGMIVLPLGAIACLFLIADRQFALLTSPYLLVGMLLGNAPAIAWFAAQWQHYGENFFQVNFQAQTFNRLTQSVEGHSGPLWYYLIEIIKYSFPWLLFLPGGFYLAWKKRHTSWSRLIIIGTVVYLGTISLMRTKLPWYVMPVYPFLALATGAKLSEIWQNDHFKGRMTIFLTIISIAGLGGCVYFFIKKEPILIVMSIVLAISMGIAAWLVKQRDRNFIPVLFSGMYLVLALLMSSQSWIWELNEAFPVKPVAELIRANVSPGTQIYTSFAYDRPSLNFYSDCKVTATTMPVLQQMLSNKSYLLLDDGALQQINLTGSKIIGTAKGFTLISP is encoded by the coding sequence ATGCGTCTATTCCGAGAAAAAGAATGGTTATTTAGCCTACTAGTAATATCTCTAGTTCTATGGCTGATATTTTTAGGGAACTCCCCTTTACGAGACTGGGATGAAGGGACTGTGGCACAGGTAGCCCGTGAAATTTGGCGTACCCCATTTGGTTCAATGCGTTGGCTTTACCCCACCTTGGGAGGTGAACCTTATCATAATAAGCCACCCCTGATGCACTTACTAATTGCTTGGACTTACTCTATCGGAGGCGTGAATGAGTTGACAACACGTCTACCGGGTGCAGTGTTAACTGCCTTGGGTGTGCCTTTGCTTTACTTGGTGGGATGTTTGCTTTTTAACGAGAGTTTACCAGCTTTGTTTGCCGCTTTAGTTTATCTGACGATGTTGCCTGTAGTGCGTCACGGACGATTAGCAATGCTAGATGGCGCAACTATTACCTTTTTCTTGCTTTTGTTGTTTTGTTTGCTAAAAGCGCGTCAAAATCGTCGGTATGCTCTCGGTGTGGGATTTTGTCTAGGGTTAATAACTCTAACTAAAGGGATGATAGTTTTGCCGCTAGGAGCGATCGCTTGTTTATTCCTCATTGCAGATCGGCAGTTTGCTTTGTTAACCAGCCCCTATTTATTAGTGGGAATGTTGTTAGGAAATGCACCTGCCATCGCTTGGTTTGCTGCTCAATGGCAACATTATGGCGAAAATTTCTTCCAAGTGAATTTTCAAGCACAAACCTTTAATCGCCTTACACAATCTGTTGAAGGTCATAGTGGGCCTCTCTGGTACTATTTAATTGAGATAATTAAGTATAGTTTTCCTTGGCTATTATTTTTACCGGGAGGCTTTTATCTAGCTTGGAAAAAACGTCATACTTCCTGGAGTCGCCTAATTATTATTGGTACAGTTGTTTACTTAGGAACTATCTCTTTAATGAGAACTAAGCTCCCGTGGTATGTTATGCCTGTATATCCATTTTTAGCTTTGGCAACTGGTGCTAAACTTAGTGAAATTTGGCAGAATGACCATTTTAAGGGACGAATGACAATATTTCTGACTATTATTTCTATTGCTGGTTTAGGAGGTTGTGTTTACTTTTTTATTAAAAAAGAACCTATTTTAATAGTCATGAGCATTGTTTTGGCAATAAGTATGGGCATCGCAGCATGGCTAGTTAAACAGCGCGATCGCAACTTTATTCCAGTATTATTTTCTGGGATGTATTTAGTTTTAGCACTGTTGATGAGTTCGCAATCATGGATTTGGGAATTAAATGAAGCTTTCCCTGTTAAACCAGTCGCGGAATTAATTCGGGCAAATGTTTCACCAGGAACCCAAATTTATACTTCTTTTGCTTATGATCGTCCTAGCTTAAATTTTTATAGCGATTGTAAGGTAACTGCTACAACTATGCCAGTTTTACAACAAATGTTATCTAATAAATCTTATTTGCTGTTAGACGATGGAGCTTTACAACAAATAAATTTAACTGGGAGTAAAATCATAGGAACAGCTAAAGGATTTACACTGATTTCACCATAA
- a CDS encoding DNA cytosine methyltransferase → MLTAQPITIDLFAGAGGFGLGFEMAGYSVPLSVEIDAWACDTLRHNRPKMTVIQQDIRNLNTASSVKDICHFKPDVVIGGPPCQGFSIAGPAQKDPKDPRNSLFIHFAEWICFLEPKAFVMENVKGLLSRKNIEGRKVTDIIKETFENLGYLVEIWSLNAAEYGVPQIRERIFIVGNKTGKELGTPPKTHSLDLLHINSSQLSIFACMGLLPAISLWDAISDLPPLNAREGEEEQPYISEPLNNYQIWIRNGSQILYNHVAMDHSQRLVERFKHIKWGESSSDAPKEHGARRRSGNGELSEINYDQNNRRLNPYKPSHTIAASFYANFLHPFQHRNLTAREGARVQSFPDTYRFLGKKTVVSHKLLHREERFDEKFLCQYNQVGNAVPPILAKAIALHLQEKLELCPKAIGTL, encoded by the coding sequence ATGCTAACAGCACAACCTATCACTATTGATTTGTTTGCTGGGGCTGGCGGCTTTGGTCTAGGTTTTGAGATGGCAGGTTATTCTGTTCCTTTATCGGTTGAGATTGATGCCTGGGCTTGTGATACACTGCGCCATAACCGCCCTAAGATGACAGTTATTCAACAGGATATCCGTAATTTAAACACTGCAAGTAGCGTTAAAGATATCTGTCACTTCAAACCGGATGTTGTTATTGGTGGCCCTCCATGTCAAGGCTTTAGTATTGCCGGGCCAGCACAAAAAGATCCTAAAGACCCTAGAAATAGTTTATTCATTCACTTTGCTGAGTGGATATGTTTTCTCGAACCTAAAGCTTTTGTAATGGAAAATGTTAAAGGTTTACTTTCGCGCAAAAATATTGAAGGTAGAAAGGTAACAGATATTATTAAAGAAACTTTTGAAAATCTAGGATATTTAGTAGAAATATGGTCATTAAATGCTGCTGAATATGGTGTACCACAAATTAGGGAGCGTATTTTTATTGTTGGAAATAAAACAGGAAAAGAATTAGGCACTCCTCCAAAAACACACTCCTTAGATTTATTGCATATAAATAGCTCTCAATTATCAATATTTGCCTGCATGGGCCTACTTCCTGCCATAAGCTTGTGGGATGCTATATCAGATTTACCACCACTGAATGCACGGGAGGGTGAAGAGGAACAACCTTATATTTCAGAACCTCTCAATAACTATCAAATCTGGATTAGGAATGGCAGTCAAATACTTTATAATCATGTTGCAATGGATCATTCCCAGAGACTTGTAGAACGTTTCAAACATATTAAATGGGGTGAATCAAGTTCAGACGCACCAAAAGAGCATGGGGCTAGACGGCGTAGTGGAAATGGTGAGTTATCTGAGATAAATTATGACCAAAATAACCGGCGTTTAAATCCATATAAACCATCACATACAATAGCCGCTTCGTTTTACGCCAATTTTCTTCATCCTTTCCAGCATCGCAATTTAACAGCCCGTGAAGGCGCACGTGTTCAATCTTTTCCTGACACTTATCGTTTTTTAGGGAAGAAGACTGTTGTATCTCACAAGTTATTACATCGAGAAGAGAGATTCGACGAGAAGTTTCTTTGCCAGTACAATCAGGTAGGTAATGCTGTACCACCTATTCTTGCTAAAGCGATCGCACTTCATCTTCAAGAGAAATTAGAGCTATGCCCAAAAGCGATAGGAACCCTTTAG
- a CDS encoding Bpu10I family restriction endonuclease yields MPKSDRNPLVHGSNLEQKENHRTKYRDVESKKYLSEIRNEYDKWRSANLELAGPTSTPTDQDDAIIATRVEFLSKYKDFLDQQHYAEKFDSRSNLHSSVLEEFLYYLFKDLVRDFGENALIGKSHTFKDIFFVPPKYSEMLKRPYARIEKKDHDFVIGARVSASQTLLTRWFWGSTKAQISSKLLH; encoded by the coding sequence ATGCCCAAAAGCGATAGGAACCCTTTAGTTCACGGCTCTAATCTTGAACAAAAGGAGAATCACCGCACAAAATATAGAGATGTTGAGAGTAAAAAATATCTCAGTGAAATTAGAAATGAGTATGATAAGTGGCGTTCTGCTAATCTCGAATTAGCTGGCCCGACATCAACACCTACTGATCAAGATGACGCAATTATTGCTACTAGGGTAGAATTTCTATCAAAATATAAGGATTTTTTAGACCAGCAGCACTATGCTGAAAAGTTTGATTCTCGATCGAACCTTCACTCTAGCGTGTTGGAGGAATTTTTATATTATCTGTTTAAAGATTTAGTCAGAGACTTTGGAGAAAATGCTCTTATCGGTAAATCACATACGTTCAAAGATATTTTCTTTGTGCCGCCAAAATACTCTGAGATGCTGAAGCGGCCGTATGCACGTATTGAAAAGAAAGATCATGACTTTGTAATTGGAGCCAGGGTTAGCGCATCTCAAACCCTATTGACACGGTGGTTTTGGGGTTCAACCAAAGCACAAATAAGTTCAAAATTACTACACTGA
- a CDS encoding Bpu10I family restriction endonuclease — MFDIPVVAIECKTYLDKTMLEGSSRAAEDLKARNPNSLYVVLMEWIKLTSDVNLRKYKVDQIYVLRQQKNTDREFRYEEKYVKNSINPVVVQHLFHKVRKHLKMDWTGGIEHGIERGWLIDE; from the coding sequence ATTTTCGATATTCCAGTTGTTGCAATTGAATGTAAGACATATCTCGATAAAACTATGCTCGAAGGTTCATCACGAGCAGCAGAGGATTTAAAGGCAAGAAATCCAAATAGTTTATATGTTGTACTTATGGAGTGGATCAAGTTGACCAGTGATGTCAATCTTCGGAAGTACAAGGTTGACCAGATTTACGTACTACGTCAGCAGAAAAACACTGACCGAGAATTTAGATATGAAGAAAAATATGTTAAAAATTCAATTAATCCAGTTGTAGTTCAACATCTATTCCATAAAGTGCGGAAGCATCTGAAAATGGATTGGACTGGCGGAATTGAACACGGTATAGAGCGTGGGTGGCTAATTGACGAGTAG
- a CDS encoding type II toxin-antitoxin system RelE/ParE family toxin, translated as MLKVSFNSSFKRAFKKRIQRNVDLEVRFWQKLEQFTADPFDQGLKTHKLSGKLKDLWSFSVDYDERVVFYFTDDGDAVFVDIGSHDDVY; from the coding sequence ATGTTAAAAGTAAGTTTCAATTCTTCATTTAAACGTGCTTTTAAAAAGCGAATTCAAAGGAATGTAGATTTAGAAGTACGGTTTTGGCAAAAGTTGGAGCAGTTTACAGCAGATCCATTTGATCAGGGTTTGAAAACTCATAAATTGTCAGGTAAGCTTAAAGACTTATGGAGCTTTAGTGTAGATTATGACGAAAGAGTAGTTTTTTACTTTACAGATGATGGGGATGCTGTGTTTGTAGATATTGGTAGTCACGATGATGTGTACTAA
- a CDS encoding type II toxin-antitoxin system RelE/ParE family toxin gives MSAFRLTELATQDLLSIGRYTQKTWGTEQRNRYLAILDDCFHLLAREPHIGFKILA, from the coding sequence ATGTCAGCATTTCGCCTTACTGAATTAGCCACTCAAGACTTGCTATCAATCGGTCGCTACACCCAAAAAACATGGGGAACTGAGCAGAGAAACCGTTATCTTGCTATCTTGGACGATTGCTTTCATCTCTTGGCACGAGAGCCACACATAGGATTTAAAATTTTAGCTTGA
- a CDS encoding type II toxin-antitoxin system ParD family antitoxin has product MENGKVFIALPFLFKRFLDIHHQLQFSSGVIPKNIIYSYYTGENCMQKNTKNTSVTLGEHFEAFIANQVDRGRFASASEAIRAGLRLLEEREIKLAALQRALTEGENSGFADYSLSGLLAELDRE; this is encoded by the coding sequence ATGGAAAACGGTAAAGTATTTATTGCTCTACCGTTTTTATTTAAGAGGTTTTTGGACATCCATCATCAATTACAATTTTCATCTGGAGTAATACCAAAAAATATTATATATTCGTATTATACAGGAGAAAATTGTATGCAAAAAAATACAAAAAATACAAGTGTTACCTTGGGTGAGCATTTTGAAGCGTTTATCGCCAATCAAGTTGACAGAGGTCGTTTTGCAAGCGCCAGTGAAGCGATTCGAGCGGGACTGCGCCTTTTAGAAGAGCGAGAAATAAAACTTGCCGCTTTGCAACGAGCATTGACAGAGGGGGAGAACAGCGGATTTGCTGACTATTCTCTCTCAGGATTGCTTGCAGAACTTGATCGTGAATAG
- a CDS encoding DUF4230 domain-containing protein, whose translation MTVGLIKDSSTLTKVFAGVIATLVVMLLWLSYQYIHIVAGNSVDVGEPSSIVVRQIRDVSELTTATFEMDAVVPVTEKGFLILESKLLYVAHGSVRVGVNLNEFQTDNVNLEGDQITVTLPPLKILDSKLDLEHSSVYSYDRGFLGWGPDVVNLQAQAQREAISKVEKAACQDWLIKEASDRVEKTVDHLLSQVLKDKGYKITVNTQLPAEGSCGIAK comes from the coding sequence ATGACAGTTGGCTTAATAAAAGATTCCAGTACACTAACTAAAGTATTCGCTGGAGTTATTGCAACCTTAGTAGTTATGTTGTTGTGGCTAAGTTACCAGTATATTCACATTGTGGCTGGTAATTCAGTAGATGTTGGTGAGCCAAGTTCAATAGTAGTACGTCAAATTAGAGATGTGAGTGAGTTAACTACAGCAACATTTGAAATGGATGCCGTAGTACCTGTAACAGAAAAGGGTTTTTTGATTCTAGAGAGCAAGTTGCTTTATGTTGCTCATGGTAGTGTAAGAGTTGGAGTTAATCTCAATGAGTTTCAGACTGATAATGTCAACCTTGAAGGAGATCAAATAACAGTAACTTTGCCTCCACTCAAAATTCTTGATAGTAAACTTGATTTAGAACATTCTAGCGTCTACTCTTATGATCGTGGTTTTTTAGGTTGGGGGCCTGATGTTGTAAATTTACAAGCGCAAGCCCAGCGAGAAGCCATCAGCAAAGTTGAGAAAGCTGCTTGTCAAGATTGGTTGATCAAAGAAGCTAGCGATCGGGTAGAAAAAACTGTTGATCATTTACTAAGTCAAGTGTTGAAAGATAAAGGATACAAAATAACTGTAAATACTCAATTACCTGCTGAAGGCTCATGTGGAATAGCCAAGTAG
- a CDS encoding ATP-dependent Clp protease ATP-binding subunit → MFERFTEKAIKVIMLAQEEARRLGHNFVGTEQILLGLIGEGTGVAAKVLKSMGVNLKDARIEVEKIIGRGSGFVAVEIPFTPRAKRVLELSLEEARQLGHNYIGTEHLLLGLIREGEGVAARVLENLGVDLSKVRTQVIRMLGETAEVSPGGSSGRTKTPTLDEFGSNLTQMAIDNKLDPVVGRAKEIERVIQILGRRTKNNPVLIGEPGVGKTAIAEGLASRIATKDVPDILEDKRVVTLDIGLLVAGTKYRGEFEERLKKIMDEIRSAGNVILVIDEVHTLIGAGAAEGAIDAANILKPALARGELQCIGATTLDEYRKHIERDAALERRFQPVMVGEPTVDETIEILYGLRERYEQHHKLKISDEALVAAAKLSDRYISDRYLPDKAIDLVDEAGSRVRLINSQLPPAAKELDKELRQILKEKDDAVRSQDFDKAGELRDREMEIKAEIRAIAQSKTNATGTEHEEPVVTEEDIAHIVASWTGVPVNKLTESESEKLLHMEDTLHQRLIGQDEAVKAVSRAIRRARVGLKNPNRPIASFVFSGPTGVGKTELAKSLAAYFFGSEEAMIRLDMSEYMERHTVSKLIGSPPGYVGYNEGGQLTEAVRRRPYTVVLFDEIEKAHPDVFNMLLQILEDGRLTDAKGRTVDFKNTLLILTSNIGSKVIEKGGSGIGFEFSEDASESTYNRIRSLVNEELKQYFRPEFLNRLDEIIVFRQLSKPEVTQIAEIMLKEVFGRLTEKGITLEVTDRFKDRLIQEGYSPSYGARPLRRAIMRLLEDSLAEEILSGRIKDGDTALVDVDENGVVQVSSQQRRELLPQGVE, encoded by the coding sequence ATGTTTGAGCGCTTCACAGAAAAAGCCATTAAGGTAATCATGCTGGCCCAAGAAGAGGCCCGCCGTTTAGGTCACAACTTTGTCGGAACCGAGCAGATCCTCCTGGGTCTGATTGGCGAAGGCACTGGAGTGGCTGCCAAGGTGCTGAAATCAATGGGCGTCAATCTCAAAGATGCCCGAATTGAAGTTGAAAAAATTATAGGACGGGGATCAGGCTTTGTTGCCGTGGAAATTCCGTTTACGCCACGGGCAAAGCGAGTTTTAGAACTCTCCCTAGAAGAAGCACGCCAACTGGGGCATAACTACATTGGCACCGAGCATCTGCTGTTGGGCCTAATCCGCGAAGGGGAAGGCGTCGCAGCCAGGGTGCTAGAAAACCTCGGTGTGGATCTATCTAAGGTAAGAACCCAAGTCATCCGCATGTTGGGAGAAACTGCCGAAGTTTCACCAGGCGGTTCATCCGGGCGCACAAAAACCCCGACTCTGGATGAATTTGGCTCAAACCTGACTCAGATGGCAATAGATAATAAGCTCGATCCAGTGGTGGGACGCGCTAAAGAAATTGAGCGGGTGATCCAGATATTGGGTCGCCGAACTAAAAATAACCCAGTGCTAATTGGGGAACCAGGGGTTGGTAAAACAGCGATCGCTGAAGGTTTAGCTTCACGCATTGCCACCAAAGATGTCCCCGACATCCTCGAAGATAAACGCGTCGTCACCTTGGATATTGGTTTGCTCGTAGCAGGAACCAAGTACCGGGGTGAATTTGAAGAACGCTTGAAAAAAATCATGGATGAAATCCGCTCGGCGGGTAATGTCATTCTCGTGATTGATGAGGTACACACCTTAATTGGTGCGGGTGCAGCAGAAGGTGCGATTGACGCAGCGAATATCCTCAAGCCAGCTTTGGCTAGAGGTGAGTTGCAGTGCATCGGTGCTACAACCCTAGATGAATACCGGAAGCACATCGAGCGAGATGCAGCGCTAGAGCGACGTTTCCAGCCAGTAATGGTTGGTGAACCTACAGTTGATGAAACAATTGAAATTTTATATGGTTTGCGCGAACGCTACGAGCAACACCACAAACTGAAAATCTCCGACGAAGCATTAGTGGCGGCGGCGAAGTTATCAGATCGTTACATTAGCGATCGCTACCTCCCAGATAAAGCCATCGACTTAGTTGATGAAGCTGGTTCTAGAGTGCGCTTGATTAACTCCCAACTGCCACCCGCAGCCAAAGAGTTAGACAAAGAACTGCGTCAGATATTAAAAGAAAAAGATGACGCGGTGCGCTCTCAAGACTTTGACAAAGCTGGGGAATTGCGCGATCGCGAAATGGAAATCAAAGCCGAAATCCGAGCGATCGCTCAAAGCAAGACCAATGCAACAGGCACAGAACATGAAGAACCTGTAGTTACAGAAGAAGACATTGCCCACATTGTCGCTTCTTGGACAGGTGTACCGGTGAACAAACTCACCGAATCTGAATCTGAAAAGCTGCTGCACATGGAAGACACCTTGCATCAGCGTTTAATTGGTCAAGACGAAGCTGTGAAGGCAGTTTCACGGGCAATTCGCCGCGCTCGTGTCGGTTTGAAGAATCCCAATCGACCCATAGCTAGCTTTGTCTTCTCTGGGCCTACTGGCGTAGGTAAAACCGAGTTAGCGAAGTCCTTAGCTGCTTACTTCTTCGGTTCTGAAGAAGCAATGATCCGATTAGATATGTCCGAATACATGGAGCGTCACACCGTCAGCAAGCTGATTGGTTCCCCTCCAGGTTATGTTGGCTATAACGAAGGTGGTCAGCTGACCGAAGCCGTGCGGCGGCGTCCTTACACCGTGGTGTTGTTCGACGAAATCGAAAAAGCCCACCCCGATGTATTCAACATGCTGCTGCAAATTTTGGAAGACGGACGGTTAACTGATGCCAAAGGTCGCACGGTGGACTTCAAGAACACCTTGCTGATTTTAACTTCCAATATTGGTTCTAAGGTAATTGAAAAAGGCGGTAGCGGTATCGGCTTTGAATTCTCCGAAGATGCCAGCGAGTCAACTTACAACCGAATTCGCTCTTTGGTGAACGAAGAACTCAAACAGTACTTCCGTCCAGAGTTCCTCAACCGACTCGATGAAATTATCGTCTTCCGTCAGTTGAGCAAGCCAGAAGTGACTCAAATCGCCGAAATTATGCTCAAGGAAGTATTTGGTCGTCTAACCGAAAAGGGTATCACCTTAGAAGTCACAGACCGCTTCAAGGATCGTTTGATTCAAGAAGGTTACAGTCCCAGCTACGGCGCAAGGCCATTACGTCGGGCAATTATGCGCTTGTTAGAAGATAGCCTAGCAGAAGAAATTCTGTCTGGTCGGATCAAGGATGGCGATACAGCCTTAGTTGATGTGGATGAAAATGGCGTTGTGCAAGTTAGTTCTCAACAGCGCCGGGAATTGTTACCCCAAGGTGTTGAGTAA